cattgacacaagattaagcataacagaaagtaatatcacaattactaataaatacaaaactatttatggaaatgaaacaattgcaaatggactgcaattacaaaaaaaaaccttgcaaataagtcaccactgttagatctagaaactacacagatatgtatgaatcacatgggaataaaattacaaacacaaacacaaacacgaacacaaacacatacatgcaacacattttcaaaacgacaactacacaaattcaaaccacttatttttaccaattgttttaaaactgtattactggtatatgaatatacacaaaatcataatcacactatacacacactagcacacaaagttatcaaaaggaatggtaggaccaggctgctaggcaacaatacttacgtattatgtaaaaatgtatggtaagggttttgctgaagcttgaggaatgttctacaggaaaataaaacaatttctacttcaaaaggaataccccattggtcatgcaacataaaaatacctctctggtgtggaagcatcaagagcctctttccagatggctgcaactgcatcattgtcaaatctcttggcccgccccacgttactattgtaatggtgtttacattgagcccaaactagttcgattgcattatagtggcagtgatagggtgggagtcgtagaatttcgtggccatagttacgagccaactcgtctacctcatatctgaaaagtgtgttagaacaaggtgtatacgtaattttttgcaactatctcacttttaaagaaatgctgtaaaaaaaacgaaataatataccgtattcggggcttgttttgtttagctattctcagcagctccactttcaacaaattattttcatgttttatcccattcttctccagccacgcgatcagtgcagccttggtccagttcgttgtaggtgttttctcaacctacgttgtgccaacatttaaataaatactcaagtagctgataagaattcatgacagtagaaccctgttacaattttactgcttataaagttttcctgcctataatgtattatttttcaagtccaatattttccctataaggacaatgtatttaattcctggatataatgtttcacaaattatgcgtttcgtgcttgtaatgttcacttcataaaattttagaagacgaaaaaaattaaaagcctttgtctatactgtctatgtatatgtgtatgttagcagttaactgcctgttgacacccttggaaaacaaataaattcataaatttttagccattctgtgtgttttcaaatgtattcacttaaatcacatgttcaagtggcaaaagaactggacttaagcatttccactgtaaacactgtcgtgaattatgacaattatacagaaatgagacaattttacagcaatgagacaatgtgtaagtaaagacaaagcagatagaagctggaagcaccatgatgttaaagaaaaattgtttttggcttgctacaagcaaattggagcatcaaatatatctttatgcagcttgttgagtccattggcaataaatccacactaaaaagtactaaattgaatttcctgcttatgtttttttttcttgtagccccttaaaaacaaattataacagggttctactgtacttatgcaaagcaaacatgtgttttggcatattgtcgtaatgaatttctaaatttaacaaagcatgttagttaagtgactagaaatttttttgaaaatattattttaatttattaagtagggcaacagagcattcataaagtgggtccttttaccaaacaagtaattatgtcattttcaaatgctgtttgcaataaaaaaattttatttggtatttcaaaccctctactaaattagtttgcactacaatgtaattcaattacattatatatatatatatatatatatatatatatatatatatatatatctgtgtgtgtattcaatttcagctcaaacattatagtttataaaaatgtagtgtcggcatactattaagataacaattattgctggcaaaatgtattagtctcgaatattcgtacttatacacaataataaacacatgtaaatttttcacattacaatttgagcaataaaaagacactgctttaccattgcacatacctgggtgctgtgatatgaagcattgtccattatgatgacactgggttcctcaagatgcaccaacatgtcttcaaaccacatcaagaaagtttccccattcatctcgccatggtagtctgcagtcttctgacctgaaacaaaaagtaatcctgctcctggcacaaagccagtgcgccctccagcattaacaacaataaaccttttaccatctccaacagtacgtctcttcgcagattgtagactcttgtcctgccatgactttgatacagttcctgaaaaatatatgaaatggaaatgaaatactttgtattggaccacagaacaaattttcaaataaattaatgccttgcctctctggaaaatccatgtttcatgaacaaatatgaaattggcacctctttctttttcttctttatactttctcaagaaatctattcgctgcaatactatgttttcattctctatcaaagcttttcgtccatcaacagttgtccatgaaaatcccatcttctttaacaatttatgaagacttgatcttccaccataataatctatttgtctttccctgatttctttcaaaatggtgtcgactgtaacattcaaacctgtaaatttattgcatacattaacaatacatgaaataacagaggtacacaaaactaagcgaaaccacaaccccgtagaagataatttaagtgcacaatttacatttattaaatagttttaataaacttacatttcaaaaatacttttaaattaatttaaattttgtagtttgcttagaggaattctacattgcagtatttttgtctgcaatgatatgacgattatattgcgcgtttgtattgaagttgtgtaaaacattagtatttcagcattcaatttagcaatcaataagttacaagctctacactgtgttgtaggtaaatgttttgtatcgtgtatcccatgtgatccctagatctttatgcatgaacctgtacatcctattgatcgtgtggtgcatgctttttttcatttattcagatcaaagatcctgaacataatcaaatattgtggtatagcaagaataattatcataagtttaataaaacatatatattttcattattattcaactttaaatcataactcattactacatcacaggtttttagttttggttttgtacaggatttttaaacgtaataaattagaaaagcaagcatcatcaatcacaggatcaatatttgcaggatcatgcgatcaggatcaatgtatcgaatcggatacgcgatactaaacttttactgttttataaccttctgttacttcatacactaacacacagtttgtctggctaagttgtgttttcatatgatacttcattacaatgaagtaggcctattgtttataaaataacaatacccctatattttctaaagggttaggcagggcatgacactattttgcaatagaatatatattgtactggaccctgccacacagtacaatttagccaattaagtatcccaattttttttttaataaccatgcttgcttagaccacaactcactaatttgtaaccaattactgctaaagcgcacaactggatattattgatactggaaatagtcattatttaaccttctgatacatcataaaagttgaggttatttaatatgtatactgtgtataacgatataaacattacttgtagttttagaatgtaacaattttctttctatctttaacctaaccttaaaaggacgtgtacctatttcatatgttgcacaatattctatatatcaataccatatcaataaagaaacctaacaaaccacccaaaaatgttaagtatttttaaaggacagatgatatcggaaaaaaactgaaccggtcaatctgcatatggatatatgaaatgaatacaattaagtagggcctaccccagtgatattgaaactactcttcagtatcaaatttttaccttcagcgtacatcctgtaaattgcattcctgattgcatttactgtgaaatcgtcgactgtgtcaagtgactttccttcctgtggcctttttttcctcttttttcctggtgttgaaacttcttcaatgtctttcttgtagtacctaaccaaaaaaaaaaaaaatttgtcataacacttccggggacccgttcacaatacgcagttaggcagtgttccaaatatggcattttgtcacaaatatttgctttgtggtcactaaatggaaacatgacagactttgtccacgaaattaatgaagtgtttttttatttattttgtgatctcccaaacagatgaaaaactaattaaatgcaaattataaaatcactcccttatgttatagttaaacctatcataaagtttataaacatcgttataaacaaacgtgtatcacacccataaaaatacttgaaagtgcctatattgttattgttaggacctgagtaggcctaatatgattttaggttaacttttcaacagagacgccacatggcggtgttgtctcacaccaaaaaatataaattggaaataaaacacaaaaaaactcgtgagttaaaacacaggccgacaatacttaggacacagtcgatattttttttacgtgcatgaatacgaaaaaagcctacttacttgagaacagttgactttgcgatgttgagaagaaacgcggtcgtctgcgtaacgtcacatttcttcaagtcgccttttctaattaaaacatataagttctgagcgacgttaatgatgtccatctgacgctgcgacgaagtagctttccccatcccggaaccaattaccattacagcaatcacaagaaccacacaaaatatcaaaacgataacaaattccatcattacaatagtagataataaataatataacaaagttaaaatacacaatattaacacaaaatcctgaaacacaaactgtacgttatttcacggtcagtaatatattaaaacacactgcaatatggcgtacagactgcagactgcagacaaacggctgaaagagaaaacaaacaagtgactattaacattattaatgcgcgaccacggtttcggcacgtaatatttttttaccgttaacataacgtttttatttcaccagagatttaaaaaaatgttcaaacttaacaaatacccaaacaaattcttaaatacacgcggaaagtcaaaaaatatattttttggctatggaactatttcgttctaatcattgccaacacaccacttctctcactgtttcatttacacacatgcgagatcattaatattaataatattgtacatagatagttactttttttgtaaaattttatttaacatcattatacggtaatttagtgttaatgcatgtttaatatgcatatgatggaaagtatttttgcaaacgaaccaaacatgctgcatcctggtgtgttttttcaaaggttcgtttaaaaaagtaggaggttaccgtggatggactatagtgTGTTGTCCCCAacggtctccttaaacgtttgcaccaagccgaatgttgcaccattttctagtttaattgttattttttttattgacaagtctgatcaaaataaacacaatcaccacaaaggggggctcgtggtaaaaaatggtgccatatcccccccAGTTCTGCAGTTAGTGTGTTGTCCCCAacggtctccttaaacgtttgcaccaagccgaatgttgcaccattgtctagtttaattgttattaatttttttattgacaagtctgaaataaaaacacacttttaccacaaaggggggctcgtggtaaaaaatggtgtcatatcccccagttctgaaggtagtGTGGTGTACACAAGtatctccttaaacgtttgcaccaagccgaatgttgcaccattgtctagtttaattgttattattttttttattgacaagtctgatcaaaataaacacaatcaccacaaaggggggctcgtggtaaaaaatggtgccatatcccccagttctgcaGGTAGTGTGTTGTCCCCAacggtctccttaaacgtttgcaccaagccgaatgttgcaccattgtctagtttaattgttaatttttttatttacaagtctgatcaaaataaacacaatcaccacaAAGGGTTGCTCGTgataaaaaaatggtttatttaattttaaatactgtctTTCAGATGATTTTATTAACACGTATAAGTTCTTGAacatgcatatatattttttttttcctgctttaTACGCATTAATTTAAGGaattgacttaggctgttgttgcacAAAGGAATTTCTATGTTTTTAAGGTGTATACGATAATTATGGTACGATCCTATAATTTTTCAGATTCGCATTTAACTTATCCTCAgtgtagaaaacttgttagatgctttagcaattttattaaatagcgaatatcctgttaatgcatcacataaatgaaaaatcagactgaaaacagcgcacatataaatatggcacgggaatgtttgagcataataagcgtacacaatacaaaaaaaagacaTTCCACAATATTCTATTGCCAAAGAAttttgctgaaatgtatctgaaacttcatttatagacatgagtactatgtgttcaatgatatgtttatgaaatattccagaaacatgacagttgaaatgtaatctatttgaaacatagtaatgttactgcaatatcaatACTAagtatatcaattttttttggaaaaaggggggggggggggaacacttAACCcaatgtttgctttcaaattctttcctctGTTCGTGGgaataatagatttttttaaaaaaattaaggttttggAGGATAGGGGAGGGGGTtatatatatcccccccccccccatccccaacACCATATCCATGCAAGAGCTGGGCAATGTCGAGCTAATGGGGTCCGTGTTTTCATGCGTGCCgttgaacacaaaaaaatttgaatacaCTTTGTACCGTGAGATTAGTCTCGGTTTACGTGGTCCTTTTccgcttccgtgtcattgtagaacgggatTTGAACCGAAAACTCATGATTACAAAACTACATTTTCTAACAAACTGCCactaaataaaattcatacagttATCTAACTaatggtaaaattgaatttattagtattaaaaatttgtatttttccaATTAAAGTTTCTTTTTTGCGTCGCCAACGTTTGTTCTGTTGAACGCACAGAACAGTCTGCGGCACGCCAGCAAGACGCAGTACGTCACACTCGCCGCCGCGAGCGCTAGCACCGCGACGACATCTAGCAGGTAGCGCTGGAACCAGGCTAGGTCCGCGGCGGCCGGGCGCAGATGCGGAGCGCCTTTGTGCCTCATGACGTACTCCGACCAGAACACGGCTCTCTCCAGCGCGCTCTGCGGCTGGTCGCGAAAGATCCTTGAGGCTTGTTGCGCTTTCTCGCGATAGCTGGAGAACAAAAAACAACCGTtagtatcaaaaataatttataatgtaggtaGGAAATAGAATAAACACGTTACAGCATAATATGCATATTATgttctttgaattattatttcagcTAGGAagattgctccctgatgatggcgactgcaatgtcgaccgaaacgtcggtgaatttatcgccaaaagacacggctacaacccagaagccaagctacttcagacaatggccgtgaaagcctgcgataagtattaaggggcccgcctcgtcaggggtgtatgtgtgttagcgaggcgggatgataagtgcgacgctcgatggtatttctagcgcggtgacgcctctaagcgcaaggctctgaattgacgcgtagtcttctcgtcgtcacaggataactgtgaaattttagcggtgaccgcaacattatatagccgataaatgaagataaaggtgtaatgcaagtcccttaagtgcttttaatgatctttactggttgttttacgcctaaaaattactcagaaaaccagcgttttagccattttaactcttctagaaatactttttaaaaacatgatccaaaattaaaagtacttttcgggcctcagcgatctcttaaatgcttttcgtaagcagaccccactcggaatatctcgagtagttttgaaatcgcgttgtttttcctgaagctctgcgcactgtctgtgtgcccgggtgggcgggaccCCTCACTTGCCGGAAGACGAGTGATGGTAGGATACACGTCAATCGCAGGAGCATCATGACGTAAGggtgggatggggggggggggcacctggGGTCGTGGAGCAGCTGGCGGAGCGCGCCGCCCAGGGAGGCCTCGGAGACGCTGGCCAGCTGCAGCGCGATGCCCAGGCCGCTCCTCTGCGCCTGCGCCGCGTTCAGCTGCTGGTCCGCCAGGAAGGGTATCGCCAGCACCGGCACGCCGTGGTAGACTGCCTCCTGGCCGCTCAGCAGCCCGCCGTGCGTCACGAACACCTTCAGGTTCCGGTGCGCTGCGGCAGGGAGTGAAGCCGGGttcacgatgaaaaaaaaaaaaattggttgtctgtaaagtcggttcacggacgatattttatcgtgacaacgtcgcaacaaaacattgatgtaatgattgcatactttatgaacaaaattgaatcatttttattttaataataaaataataaatacttgattttatactattaatcagatttttaaaatgcaagaataattaaactttattgccgaaattgttgttgtaataagcaatgaaaacaacattaacattttcacttcactttataaacagtcgagtggaagagagatatatgcggcgcaagcgtacaatgtgcgtacgggacacagcgtaacggaactatgtgcgtacgggacacagcgtaacggaactatgtgcgtacgggacacagcgtaacggaactatgtgcgtacgggacacagcgtaacggaactatgtgcgtaaggggacacagcgtaacggaataatgtgcgtaacgggacactttttcgtgcgtgcagcaggcgttcatcgatttattagacgttgtcacgtcaaaaactcccGCGAGTGTATAGCAAGCCATGCACTCGATTGTGTAGAATCAGTGGCACAAGTGAATCTTAATGTTAATTTCAGCCAACGAAATTTCTCGATGTAACTGACATCTGTTGGTAGTGctagtaaataattattatattaactaccaaatgatcaTCACACGACTTCTGACCAGCAATTTGGGAATACAATTTTTTCgacttataatttaatttggtttatgtaaaaaaaattagttttattctacccacaaacaaattttaatttttggcgtgacaacgtctaataaatcgatgaacgccgactacacgcacgaaaaagtgtcccgtaacgcacattgtcccgttacgctgtgtcccgttacgctcattgtacgcttgcgccgcatctactcgcttggaacaaccatcgatttgactttttcgaggcacattaaacttgaaacactcccattcgtttcctactttttctatcgtcctatcctcaacagaataacacagattggaagaagttaaatagcaaacatgtataaaagttatagttaaaataatctgcttgttaaagtaataaacatatttgaattaatgagtgctaataaaagtaaatttatcaattaa
This DNA window, taken from Bacillus rossius redtenbacheri isolate Brsri chromosome 3, Brsri_v3, whole genome shotgun sequence, encodes the following:
- the LOC134530217 gene encoding uncharacterized protein LOC134530217 isoform X2, encoding MMEFVIVLIFCVVLVIAVMVIGSGMGKATSSQRQMDIINVAQNLYVLIRKGDLKKCDVTQTTAFLLNIAKSTVLKYYKKDIEEVSTPGKKRKKRPQEGKSLDTVDDFTVNAIRNAIYRMYAEGLNVTVDTILKEIRERQIDYYGGRSSLHKLLKKMGFSWTTVDGRKALIENENIVLQRIDFLRKYKEEKERGANFIFVHETWIFQRGKALIYLKICSVVQYKVFHFHFIYFSGTVSKSWQDKSLQSAKRRTVGDGQKTADYHGEMNGETFLMWFEDMLVHLEEPSVIIMDNASYHSTQVEKTPTTNWTKAALIAWLEKNGIKHENNLLKVELLRIAKQNKPRIRYIISFFLQHFFKSEIVAKNYVYTLF
- the LOC134530217 gene encoding uncharacterized protein LOC134530217 isoform X4 translates to MMEFVIVLIFCVVLVIAVMVIGSGMGKATSSQRQMDIINVAQNLYVLIRKGDLKKCDVTQTTAFLLNIAKSTVLKYYKKDIEEVSTPGKKRKKRPQEGKSLDTVDDFTVNAIRNAIYRMYAEGLNVTVDTILKEIRERQIDYYGGRSSLHKLLKKMGFSWTTVDGRKALIENENIVLQRIDFLRKYKEEKERGANFIFVHETWIFQRGKALIYLKICSVVQYKVFHFHFIYFSGTVSKSWQDKSLQSAKRRTVGDGKRFIVVNAGGRTGFVPGAGLLFVSGQKTADYHGEMNGETFLMWFEDMLVHLEEPSVIIMDNASYHSTQMGEVCGSRGEANSSRLGERSPHRQRHHSSTHHPPRRG
- the LOC134530217 gene encoding uncharacterized protein LOC134530217 isoform X3, with the protein product MMEFVIVLIFCVVLVIAVMVIGSGMGKATSSQRQMDIINVAQNLYVLIRKGDLKKCDVTQTTAFLLNIAKSTVLKYYKKDIEEVSTPGKKRKKRPQEGKSLDTVDDFTVNAIRNAIYRMYAEGLNVTVDTILKEIRERQIDYYGGRSSLHKLLKKMGFSWTTVDGRKALIENENIVLQRIDFLRKYKEEKERGANFIFVHETWIFQRGTVSKSWQDKSLQSAKRRTVGDGKRFIVVNAGGRTGFVPGAGLLFVSGQKTADYHGEMNGETFLMWFEDMLVHLEEPSVIIMDNASYHSTQVEKTPTTNWTKAALIAWLEKNGIKHENNLLKVELLRIAKQNKPRIRYIISFFLQHFFKSEIVAKNYVYTLF
- the LOC134530217 gene encoding uncharacterized protein LOC134530217 isoform X5, which encodes MMEFVIVLIFCVVLVIAVMVIGSGMGKATSSQRQMDIINVAQNLYVLIRKGDLKKCDVTQTTAFLLNIAKSTVLKYYKKDIEEVSTPGKKRKKRPQEGKSLDTVDDFTVNAIRNAIYRMYAEGLNVTVDTILKEIRERQIDYYGGRSSLHKLLKKMGFSWTTVDGRKALIENENIVLQRIDFLRKYKEEKERGANFIFVHETWIFQRGTVSKSWQDKSLQSAKRRTVGDGQKTADYHGEMNGETFLMWFEDMLVHLEEPSVIIMDNASYHSTQVEKTPTTNWTKAALIAWLEKNGIKHENNLLKVELLRIAKQNKPRIRYIISFFLQHFFKSEIVAKNYVYTLF
- the LOC134530217 gene encoding uncharacterized protein LOC134530217 isoform X1, coding for MMEFVIVLIFCVVLVIAVMVIGSGMGKATSSQRQMDIINVAQNLYVLIRKGDLKKCDVTQTTAFLLNIAKSTVLKYYKKDIEEVSTPGKKRKKRPQEGKSLDTVDDFTVNAIRNAIYRMYAEGLNVTVDTILKEIRERQIDYYGGRSSLHKLLKKMGFSWTTVDGRKALIENENIVLQRIDFLRKYKEEKERGANFIFVHETWIFQRGKALIYLKICSVVQYKVFHFHFIYFSGTVSKSWQDKSLQSAKRRTVGDGKRFIVVNAGGRTGFVPGAGLLFVSGQKTADYHGEMNGETFLMWFEDMLVHLEEPSVIIMDNASYHSTQVEKTPTTNWTKAALIAWLEKNGIKHENNLLKVELLRIAKQNKPRIRYIISFFLQHFFKSEIVAKNYVYTLF